Proteins encoded within one genomic window of Epinephelus lanceolatus isolate andai-2023 chromosome 9, ASM4190304v1, whole genome shotgun sequence:
- the cldn26 gene encoding claudin-24 produces MVFLTTKVMQRTALFVTFGSWVTSLITAFLPLWKTMNSDLNEVENWFSGLWLTCLYTEEVGIQCKAYDSIMGLPMDLQISRVLMSVSIGTGGLALLAAFPGLEGVGMCVGQPGLKRRLIIFAGVMTWVSGLTTLAPVSLVAYTTVVDFWDEGFPDVMPRWEYGEAMFSGWFGGLGLVIGGTLFFVAVCMWDYDQKPPSVPNSPQAKHRTKNYLKTEVL; encoded by the coding sequence ATGGTATTTCTGACAACTAAAGTAATGCAAAGGACTGCGCTCTTTGTGACATTTGGAAGTTGGGTGACTTCTCTGATCACCGCCTTCCTTCCACTGTGGAAGACAATGAACTCTGACCTGAACGAAGTGGAGAACTGGTTCTCTGGTCTGTGGCTCACCTGCCTCTACACCGAAGAGGTAGGAATTCAGTGTAAAGCCTATGACTCCATCATGGGGCTGCCAATGGACCTGCAGATCTCCAGGGTGCTCATGTCAGTGTCTATAGGCACAGGTGGTTTAGCTCTGCTGGCTGCTTTCCCAGGACTGGAGGGGGTTGGAATGTGTGTGGGGCAGCCTGGCCTCAAGCGACGGCTCATCATCTTCGCGGGAGTGATGACCTGGGTGTCGGGGCTCACTACTCTCGCTCCTGTCTCTCTTGTTGCCTACACAACTGTGGTGGACTTCTGGGATGAGGGTTTTCCTGATGTGATGCCACGCTGGGAGTATGGAGAGGCGATGTTCTCTGGGTGGTTTGGAGGTTTGGGTCTGGTCATCGGAGGGACCCTCTTCTTTGTAGCTGTGTGCATGTGGGACTACGACCAGAAGCCACCAAGTGTGCCAAACAGCCCTCAGGCAAAGCACAGGACAAAGAACTACCTGAAGACGGAGGTTTTATAG